A region from the Triticum urartu cultivar G1812 chromosome 1, Tu2.1, whole genome shotgun sequence genome encodes:
- the LOC125510802 gene encoding mitochondrial inner membrane protein OXA1-like, with protein MPPIPQRPRRSQRASPARWHGPDSSMAVAAVQHLIDVIHSFTGLNWWISIALSTVLLRCGMFTISTLVNKRLYGMRQDLEQYIKWVKNTKGEKSIQELADAADPMVRKLGFLPTLHIIVTPYTFITLYSAISNMVEKVPSLKGGGALWFPDLTTPDALCIFPMITSLFIMLRFEVNYGVAAKRTERSRKMEDNVRQVVRAMSLLPMLWTATLPQAISCSLVTWSGLTLAGKIVLKHPDVQKVLYGGPFLLKQECSSSDGQKGPTAEDSPPPVKEEEEPVSPETKKSSDASIHRDESDKKSTKDVKFGIIPTYIAACPLAGTTIS; from the exons GCCGGACTCATCAATGGCCGTCGCGGCGGTGCAGCATCTCATCGACGTGATCCATTCCTTCACCGGTCTGAACTG GTGGATTTCTATTGCTCTCTCCACAGTGCTGCTACGCTGTGGGATGTTCACAATTTCGACGCTTGTCAATAAACGACTATAT GGTATGCGTCAGGACCTTGAACAATACATCAAGTGGGTAAAGAAT ACTAAGGGTGAGAAATCAATACAAGAACTTGCAGATGCAGCAGATCCTATGGTCAGAAA GCTTGGTTTTCTGCCAACTCTTCACATCATTGTGACACCATATACCTTTATAACTCTTTACAGTGCT ATATCAAACATGGTTGAGAAAGTTCCATCTTTAAAAGGGGGTGGAGCTTTATGGTTTCCTGATCTGACGACCCCTGATGCTCTTTGCATCTTTCCCATGATAACATCACTGTTCATCATGCTTCGCTTTGAG GTCAACTATGGTGTTGCAGCAAAACGTACAGAACGCTCTCGCAAGATGGAAGATAATGTAAGGCAGGTTGTGAGAGCAATGTCTCTTCTACCTATGCTGTGGACAGCTACCCTTCCTCAG GCGATTTCTTGTTCCTTGGTCACCTGGAGCGGTCTGACTCTTGCAGGAAAGATAG TTCTTAAGCATCCAGATGTGCAGAAAGTACTATACGGTGGCCCCTTTCTACTAAAACAAGAATGTTCCTCTTCCGATGGACAGAAGGGCCCGACTGCTGAAGATTCCCCGCCTCCTGTCAAAGAAGAGGAAGAGCCAGTTTCTCCAGAGACAAAGAAATCTTCTGATGCCAGCATTCACAGAGACGAGTCTGACAAGAAATCGACCAAAGACGTTAAATTTGGTATAATCCCGACTTATATCGCAGCATGTCCACTTGCTGGGACGACAATCTCCTAA